One Gordonia zhaorongruii DNA segment encodes these proteins:
- a CDS encoding lytic transglycosylase domain-containing protein has translation MYMHPNRRRTKSAALVVAGLIPVAGVLAGASSSSTGHVASPEPVLAADVEHVAEKPVAKAPAETQKSVRKESTSVTVFPASVTSGEVPKTNFKAYRAAETTMARTDPTCRMGWKLIAGIGKVESHHANFGDVDADGELRTPIYGPVLNGSLAGNQVISDTDGGKLDGNAAYDRAVGPMQFLPSTWKHYGADGNGDEKTDPQNVFDAALTTARYLCDEGLDMKDGSGETQAVLRYNNSMDYVSKVTGFARSY, from the coding sequence ATCTACATGCATCCGAATCGCAGACGGACCAAGTCCGCGGCACTTGTCGTCGCCGGGCTGATACCGGTCGCCGGAGTACTCGCGGGTGCGTCGTCGAGCTCTACCGGGCACGTGGCGAGCCCGGAGCCGGTGCTCGCCGCAGATGTCGAGCACGTCGCGGAGAAACCTGTGGCGAAGGCGCCGGCAGAGACGCAGAAGTCGGTTCGGAAAGAATCGACGTCGGTGACCGTCTTTCCGGCTTCGGTGACCTCGGGTGAGGTCCCGAAGACGAACTTCAAGGCGTACCGGGCCGCCGAGACGACCATGGCACGAACCGATCCCACCTGCCGTATGGGTTGGAAGCTGATCGCCGGCATCGGCAAGGTCGAGTCGCACCACGCCAACTTCGGCGACGTGGATGCGGACGGCGAACTTCGGACGCCCATCTACGGCCCTGTTCTCAATGGGTCTCTCGCGGGCAACCAGGTCATCTCCGACACCGATGGCGGCAAGCTCGATGGGAACGCCGCGTACGATCGTGCTGTCGGTCCGATGCAGTTCCTGCCGTCCACCTGGAAGCACTACGGCGCAGACGGCAACGGGGACGAGAAGACAGATCCCCAGAACGTCTTCGATGCGGCGTTGACCACCGCGCGGTACCTGTGCGACGAAGGCCTGGACATGAAGGACGGCAGCGGCGAGACGCAGGCGGTGCTTCGGTACAACAACTCGATGGACTACGTCAGCAAGGTGACCGGCTTCGCCCGTAGCTACTGA
- the sigM gene encoding RNA polymerase sigma factor SigM: MHRGITDCRSDAELLHDHADGESTAFAELFTRHRSKLWAVALRTTGNQEDAADALQEALISIHKMASRFRSDATVSSWMHRIVFNASLDRLRRNKHHQCMPLLDHDDAVIDPRDRTGSIDLSLSIGRALDVLPPEQRAVIVLVDVYGHSVCEAAATLGIPIGTVKSRCYRGRKKLALVLGHLREDD; this comes from the coding sequence AGATGGAGAATCCACTGCGTTCGCCGAACTGTTCACCCGACATCGCAGCAAGCTATGGGCGGTGGCCCTCCGCACGACCGGTAACCAGGAGGACGCTGCCGACGCACTTCAGGAAGCCCTCATCTCCATCCATAAGATGGCGAGCCGATTCCGTTCTGACGCAACTGTTTCCAGCTGGATGCATCGGATCGTCTTCAATGCGAGCCTCGACCGACTGCGCCGGAACAAGCACCACCAGTGCATGCCGCTTCTCGACCACGACGACGCCGTCATCGACCCTCGCGATCGGACCGGGTCCATCGACCTGTCGTTATCGATCGGCCGCGCGCTCGACGTCCTACCGCCCGAGCAACGGGCAGTCATCGTGCTGGTCGATGTGTACGGCCACAGCGTGTGCGAGGCTGCCGCGACGCTCGGTATCCCGATCGGAACGGTGAAGAGCAGGTGCTACCGAGGCCGCAAGAAGCTGGCACTCGTGCTCGGTCATCTGCGCGAGGACGACTGA